A region of the Nocardia higoensis genome:
AGCCGGGGGTCGGCTCGGACGCGGCGGCGCTGAGCACCAAGGCCGTGCGCGACGGTGCGGACTACATCCTCAACGGCGCCAAGCAGTTCATCTCCGGCGCGGGCGCCAACGACGTGTACGTGATGATGGTGCGCACCGGCGAAGACGGCGCGCGCGGCATCTCGGCGCTGATCATCCCGGCCGACACCCCCGGGCTGTCGGTCGGGCCCAACGAGAAGAAGATGGGCTGGAACGCCCAGCCGACCCGGCAGGTCATCCTGGAGGACGCGCGGGTGCCGGTCGCCAATCGCCTCGGCGAAGAAGGCGACGGCTTCCGCATCGCGATGAACGGGCTCAACGGCGGACGGCTGAACATCGCCGCCTGCTCGATGGGTGGCGCGCAAGCCGCGCTGGACAAGACCGTTCCGTACCTCACCGAGCGGCAGGCGTTCGGCAAGCCGCTGGTGCGCAACCAGGCCCTGCAGTTCGAACTGGCGGATATGCGCACCGAGCTGGAAGCGGCCAGGACCCTGCTGTGGCGGGCCGCGGCCGCCCTGGACGCCGACGCCCCCGACAAGGTGGAGCTGTGCGCGATGGCGAAGCGCTTCGCCACCGACGTGGGCTTCGAGGTCGCCAACAAGGCCCTGCAAATGCACGGCGGTTACGGTTACTTGGCCGAATACGGCTTGGAGAAGATCGTCCGGGATCTGCGCGTGCACCAGATCCTCGAGGGCACCAACGAGATCATGCGGGTGGTCGTCGCCCGCTCGGTCGTAGGAGCAGCATGACCACCGAACCTGAAGTTCTCATCGACAAGCGTGACGGCGTCGGCTCGATCACGCTCAACCGGCCCAAGGCCATCAACGCGCTCAATCATCCGATGGCCCTGGCCATCACCGACGCGCTGCGGTCCTGGGCCGACGACGAGGAGGTGCGCACCGTCGTCGTCACCGGCGCGGGCGAGCGCGGCCTGTGCGCGGGCGGCGACATCGTCGCCATCCACGCCGACGCGAAGTCCGGCGGCGCGAACGCCGACTCGCCGACCGGCGTGTTCTGGCGCGACGAGTACATCCTCAACGCGCTCATCGGCAGCTACCCCAAGCCGTATGTCGTGGTCATGGACGGCATCGTGATGGGCGGCGGCGTCGGCCTGTCCGGGCACGGCAGCCACCGCATCGTCACCGAGCGCTCCAAGATCGGTATGCCCGAGGTCGGCATCGGTTTCGTCCCCGACGTGGGCGGCACCTACCTGCTCTCGCGCGCACCGGGGGAGATCGGCACGCACGTGGCGCTGACCACCGCCCGGATGACCGCGGGCGACGCCATCGCCACCGGCTTCGCCGACTACTTCGTCAGCTCGGAGAACATCCCGCCGCTGCTGGACACCCTGCGCGCCGAGCCCGCCGACATCGC
Encoded here:
- a CDS encoding enoyl-CoA hydratase/isomerase family protein, with the protein product MTTEPEVLIDKRDGVGSITLNRPKAINALNHPMALAITDALRSWADDEEVRTVVVTGAGERGLCAGGDIVAIHADAKSGGANADSPTGVFWRDEYILNALIGSYPKPYVVVMDGIVMGGGVGLSGHGSHRIVTERSKIGMPEVGIGFVPDVGGTYLLSRAPGEIGTHVALTTARMTAGDAIATGFADYFVSSENIPPLLDTLRAEPADIAIAKFATAAPESGLAAGRDWIDACYGASTVEEIVSRLETADAPEARAAAAEILAKSPVALKVTLRSLRAARELTSLEAVLNEEYRVSIASLGSHDLVEGIRAQVIDKDRNPQWNPATLADVSDAQVAAYFVELGDKELGLVTPEAQQ
- a CDS encoding acyl-CoA dehydrogenase family protein; the encoded protein is MFTLDEDERAIRDTAREFADEFLAPNALEWDEKKHFPVDVLRKAGPLGLGGIYVGEEFGGSGLRRLDAVRIFEQLSTGCPAVAAYISIHNMATWMIDAYGTREQRAHWLPGLTSMELLGSYALTEPGVGSDAAALSTKAVRDGADYILNGAKQFISGAGANDVYVMMVRTGEDGARGISALIIPADTPGLSVGPNEKKMGWNAQPTRQVILEDARVPVANRLGEEGDGFRIAMNGLNGGRLNIAACSMGGAQAALDKTVPYLTERQAFGKPLVRNQALQFELADMRTELEAARTLLWRAAAALDADAPDKVELCAMAKRFATDVGFEVANKALQMHGGYGYLAEYGLEKIVRDLRVHQILEGTNEIMRVVVARSVVGAA